A portion of the Ascochyta rabiei chromosome 13, complete sequence genome contains these proteins:
- a CDS encoding GTP cyclohydrolase II, with protein MPELPSHTSPGLPPLHTPQPQSPSRTGFDFHTSGAAVGEDTTHNPGPRASQHRGSDPPPSIISPAFTPPATPGFSTPSQPRRPPRSIPVDTSVSTQSPRPELLEKLPVVECEVRARIPTTTGHEMWLHVYRNNVDTKEHLAIVFGSQIRSRSLDAERPGETELDRMTRGAYVGRLFPGRTSSRIEAIKRSEGVPSKRRSEPSTTDLDNGLISPSPASSDDGDTRTPTSDLPLVRIHSECYTGETVWSARCDCGEQLDEGARLMADPTFSPSGGAIIYLRQEGRGIGLGEKLKAYNLQDLGNDTYEANVLLRHPADARSYGLATAMLMDLGLDGERGIRLLTNNPDKVRAVEGPAREVVVRERVAMVPLAWKTGGKQGIKSEEVEKYLSTKIEKFKHMLDQR; from the exons ATGCCCGAACTACCGTCGCACACGTCACCGGGCCTACCGCCACTGCACACACCGCAGCCCCAGAGCCCGAGCCGCACCGGCTTTGACTTCCACACGTCAGGGGCCGCAGTAGGGGAGGATACGACACACAACCCCGGCCCCAGAGCATCGCAGCACCGCGGATCTGACCCCCCGCCCTCGATCATCTCGCCGGCATTCACGCCTCCAGCGACGCCCGGCTTCAGCACCCCGTCGCAGCCGCGCCGGCCGCCCCGCTCCATACCTGTCGACACCTCCGTGTCCACCCAGTCGCCAAGGCCTGAGCTCCTCGAAAAGCTGCCCGTGGTCGAGTGCGAAGTGCGGGCGCGCATACCCACCACCACCGGCCACGAGATGTGGCTGCACGTATACCGCAACAACGTAGACACCAAAGAGCACCTGGCGATTGTGTTTGGCAGCCAGATCCGCTCGCGTTCCCTGGACGCGGAGAGACCTGGGGAAACAGAGCTTGACCGTATGACCAGAGGTGCCTATGTAGGGCGGCTGTTCCCCGGCCGAACGAGCTCGCGCATAGAAGCAATCAAGCGCTCCGAAGGCGTTCCCTCGAAACGCAGATCCGAGCCAAGCACGACAGACCTCGACAACGGTCTGATTTCGCCTTCTCCGGCCTCTTCGGACGACGGCGACACTCGAACCCCAACCTCAGACCTCCCCCTCGTCCGCATCCACTCCGAGTGCTACACCGGTGAAACCGTCTGGTCCGCGCGCTGTGACTGCGGTGAGCAACTCGACGAAGGCGCACGCCTAATGGCTGATCCCACATTCTCGCCTTCTGGCGGCGCCATCATCTACCTGCGGCAAGAAGGGCGCGGCATTGGGCTTGGCGAGAAACTGAAAGCGTACAATCTGCAAGATCTGGGCAACGATACCTACGAAGCGAATGTTTTGCTTAGACACCCTGCAGATGCGAGGAGTTATGGACTGGCTACCGCTATGCTCATGGACCTGGGACTAGATGGGGAGAGGGGAATCAGGTTGCTCACCAACAACCCCGACAAGGTCCGCGCGGTGGAGGGTCCTGCGAGAGAGGTCGTTGTCAGGGAGAGGGTAGCCATGGTACCTCTGGCTTGGAAGACGGGCGGGAAGCAGGGCATCAAGAGCGAGGAGGTGGAAAAATACTTGAGCACAAAG ATTGAAAAGTTCAAGCACATGCTGGACCAGAGATAG
- a CDS encoding CCR4-NOT regulatory complex component, which produces MSTQANEQKTAPSIDVKELSYAFPDGSSGLKEVFLNLPPGSRTLLIGANGAGKTTLLRLLSGKRMAPANTVSIAGVDPFKHGLEGVTYLGLEWVLNPIVRTDIDVVTLLNSVGGQYYAERCAELVQVLDIDLTWRMHAVSDGERRRVQLAMGLLRPWTILLLDEITVDLDLLSRSNFLAFLKKETRERPCTIVYATHILDNLATWPTHLVHMSLGKVKKWGSLDDMGVKSDPDSRVLSGNSQLGELVLNWLQEDLDERGPRNGRNAPRSEGKTYQNLEGKGGYGAEKKVDKE; this is translated from the exons ATGTCGACTCAAGCCAACGAACAGAAGACCGCGCCGTCAATTGACGTGAAGGAACTGAGCTATGCATTCCCTGACGGTTCGAGTGGGTTAAAAGAGGTCTTTCTGAACCTGCCACCAGGTAGCAGAACCCTTCTGATCGGAG CCAACGGCGCAGGTAAGACGACGCTTCTGCGCCTGCTCTCCGGCAAGCGCATGgcccccgccaacaccgtCTCCATTGCAGGCGTCGACCCCTTCAAACATGGCCTCGAGGGCGTTACTTATCTCGGCCTGGAGTGGGTTCTGAACCCCATTGTGCGGACAGACATCGACGTGGTCACCCTCCTCAACTCTGTCGGTGGCCAGTACTACGCGGAGCGGTGCGCCGAGCTAGTTCAGGTTCTGGACATCGACCTCACGTGGCGCATGCATGCCGTGTCTGATGGCGAGAGGAGAAGAGTACAGCTGGCCATGGGCCTGCTGCGACCATGGACCATCCTCTTGCTTGACGAGATTACCGTCGATCTCGACTTGCTGTCGCGATCCAACTTCTTGGCGTTCTTGAAAAAGGAGACCAGGGAGCGGCCCTGCACCATCGTGTACGCGACACACATCTTGGATAACCTCGCGACCTGGCCTACACATCTGGTACACATGTCACTTGGCAAGGTCAAGAAGTGGGGTAGCCTGGATGACATGGGCGTGAAGAGCGATCCCGATTCGAGGGTTCTGTCTGGCAACAGTCAGCTTGGTGAGCTCGTGCTCAACTGGCTACAGGAGGACCTCGACGAGAGAGGCCCCAGGAATGGCAGAAACGCGCCACGTTCTGAAGGCAAGACCTACCAGAATCTTGAGGGCAAGGGCGGCTATGGCGCGGAGAAGAAGGTCGACAAGGAGTAG